One Amycolatopsis sp. NBC_00355 genomic window carries:
- a CDS encoding ester cyclase produces MTTAYTLPPEDVLRAREKLVLDHFHDEVRQAWDDVLETFPHPHYELIASMTVHDGDGEVRGYYHDTRVAFPDQDHEIIALRHTADAVVVEFWLKGTHLGPLGKIPPTGSRHRTRMTAYFVFDEQENLVTERVYFDQLTVLKQLLGGLDKKNPKDLATLVRAVFGALGEAGGEPDPRLLG; encoded by the coding sequence ATGACGACCGCCTACACCCTGCCGCCGGAAGACGTGCTGCGCGCTCGCGAGAAGCTCGTCCTCGACCACTTCCACGACGAGGTGCGCCAGGCCTGGGACGACGTGCTGGAGACGTTCCCCCACCCGCACTACGAGCTGATCGCGTCGATGACGGTCCACGACGGCGACGGTGAGGTCCGCGGCTACTACCACGACACCCGCGTCGCCTTCCCCGACCAGGACCACGAGATCATCGCCCTGCGCCACACGGCCGACGCCGTGGTCGTCGAGTTCTGGCTGAAGGGGACCCACCTCGGCCCGCTGGGCAAGATCCCGCCGACCGGCAGCCGGCACCGCACCCGGATGACGGCGTACTTCGTCTTCGACGAGCAGGAGAACCTGGTCACCGAGCGCGTCTACTTCGACCAGCTGACCGTGCTGAAACAGCTGCTGGGCGGGCTGGACAAGAAGAACCCGAAGGACCTGGCCACGTTGGTGCGCGCGGTCTTCGGCGCGTTGGGCGAGGCCGGCGGCGAGCCGGATCCCCGGCTGCTCGGCTGA